A part of Macadamia integrifolia cultivar HAES 741 unplaced genomic scaffold, SCU_Mint_v3 scaffold2508, whole genome shotgun sequence genomic DNA contains:
- the LOC122066636 gene encoding aspartic proteinase CDR1-like, giving the protein MASYISSCSPLTALAIVFFSIYLSTFSQVEAGHGNGGFSVDFIHRDSMLSPSYNPSVTHFERLQNAFRRSVSRVNYFKQSLISPSEISTPVSPTGGAYLMEISFGTPPVKAFAIADTGSDLIWIQCKPCQSCYKQNAPLFDPSKSSTYQNVSCKSQQCDSLGVQRRACSSEGSCRYSYSYGDQSFTNGYLATETFTLGSTTRKSVSIPKKLFGCGHKNGGTFNEEEGGLVGLGGGPLSLTSQLKSSIGAKFSYCLVPLFSNATSKLNFGSDAVVSGNGVVSTPLVSKNPDTFYYVTLEGISVGNKRLAYKKKYSRKAAAVDEGNIILDSGTTLTFLPTDFYDGLESEVKKSINAETVTDPEGQFSLCYSANTDINVSIIAHFTGADVKLTTLNAFIQISDELVCFAFVPERGDIGIAIFGNIAQMNFLVGHDLEARKVYFKPTDCSKQ; this is encoded by the coding sequence ATGGCTTCTTATATTAGTTCTTGTTCACCCTTAACTGCTCTAGCCATAGTTTTCTTCTCCATTTACCTTTCCACCTTTTCCCAAGTTGAAGCTGGTCATGGTAATGGTGGGTTCAGTGTTGATTTTATCCACAGGGATTCAATGCTCTCTCCATCTTACAACCCATCGGTGACTCATTTCGAGCGTTTGCAGAATGCCTTCCGTCGATCGGTGTCCCGTGTCAATTATTTCAAGCAGTCCTTAATCTCCCCATCTGAAATTTCAACACCGGTTTCCCCTACCGGTGGAGCATATCTCATGGAAATTTCATTTGGTACTCCACCAGTGAAGGCCTTTGCAATTGCTGATACAGGTAGTGATCTTATATGGATACAATGCAAGCCTTGCCAAAGCTGTTACAAACAAAATGCTCCTTTATTTGATCCTAGCAAATCATCAACCTATCAAAACGTATCATGCAAATCACAACAATGTGATTCGCTAGGTGTACAACGTAGGGCATGTTCATCTGAAGGTTCTTGTCGGTACTCTTATAGTTATGGAGACCAATCATTCACTAATGGTTATCTTGCTACTGAGACATTCACATTGGGTTCCACTACTAGGAAGTCAGTCTCCATACCAAAAAAACTTTTTGGTTGTGGACACAAAAATGGAGGCACCTTTAATGAGGAAGAAGGTGGTTTAGTTGGCCTTGGAGGTGGTCCTCTATCACTGACTTCACAGCTGAAATCATCTATTGGTGCTAAGTTCTCTTACTGCTTGGttcctttattttctaatgCCACAAGTAAATTGAATTTTGGTAGTGATGCTGTGGTCTCCGGTAATGGTGTTGTTTCGACTCCGTTAGTGTCGAAAAATCCGGATACTTTCTACTATGTTACCCTTGAAGGAATTAGTGTTGGAAATAAGAGATTGGCATATAAGAAGAAGTACTCAAGGAAGGCTGCTGCTGTTGATGAGGGAAACATTATCCTTGATTCGGGAACAACATTGACATTTCTTCCTACTGATTTCTATGATGGTCTTGAATCGGAAGTGAAGAAATCAATTAATGCTGAAACTGTTACTGATCCTGAAGGGCAATTTAGCTTATGCTACAGTGCTAATACTGATATCAATGTTTCAATCATTGCCCATTTTACTGGTGCTGATGTGAAGTTGACTACCCTGAATGCTTTTATTCAGATAAGTGATGAACTTGTTTGCTTTGCTTTTGTCCCTGAACGAGGTGATATAGGTATTGCTATCTTTGGGAATATAGCTCAAATGAATTTCTTGGTTGGCCATGATCTTGAAGCAAGGAAGGTCTACTTCAAGCCAACTGACTGCTCCAAGCAATAG